A genomic stretch from Hoplias malabaricus isolate fHopMal1 chromosome 4, fHopMal1.hap1, whole genome shotgun sequence includes:
- the LOC136695304 gene encoding zinc finger protein 850-like, protein MLRSGGIKCVDMEDRSSSSQETCLVPPHTSDRKTQTSKHKRKTHDCAECGKSFTVQSNLQTHQRIHTGEKPYHCSQCGKSFTQQSCLQTHQRIHTGEKPYHCSQCGKSFTVQSNLQTHQRIHTGEKPYHCSECGKSFTGQGNLQRHHRIHTGEKPYHCSECGKSFNVQSSLQTHQRIHTGEKPYHCSECGKSFTQQNNLQKHQRIHTGEKPYHCSECGKSFTVQSSLQKHQRIHTGEKPYHCSECGMCFTQQNNLQKHQRIHTGEKPYHCSECGKSFTVQSSLQKHQHIHTGEKPYHCSECGKCFTQQNNLQKHQRIHTGEKPYHCSECGKSFTRQGNLQRHQRIHTGEKPYHCSECGKSFTEQSSLQKHQRIHTGEKPYHCSECGKSFTVQSSLQKHQRIHTGEKPYHCSQCGKSFTVQSSLQTHQRIHTGEKPYHCSECGKSFNQQSSLQKHQRIHTGEKPYHCSECGKSFTQQSSLQTHQRIHTGEKPYHCSECGKSFTEQSSLQRHQRIHTGEKPYHCSVCGKSFTRQNSVRKHHCVHPEQKQ, encoded by the coding sequence ATGTTGAGATCAGGAGGGATTAAATGTGTGGATATGGAGGACAGAAGCTCCAGTTCTCAGGAAACATGCTTGGTTCCTCCCCACACATCTGACAGAAAAACTCAGACGAGTAAACACAAGCGGAAAACTCATGATTgtgcagagtgtgggaagagttttactgtacagagtaatctccaaacacatcagcgcattcacacaggagagaaaccgtatcactgttcacagtgtgggaagagttttactcaacagagttgtctccaaacacaccagcgcattcacacaggagagaaaccgtatcactgttcacagtgtgggaagagttttactgtacagagtaatctccaaacacaccagcgcattcacacaggagagaaaccgtatcactgttcagagtgtgggaagagttttactggaCAGGgtaatctccaaagacaccaccgcattcacacaggagagaaaccgtatcactgttcagagtgtgggaagagttttaatgtacagagtagtctccaaacacaccagcgcattcacacaggagagaaaccgtatcactgttcagagtgtgggaagagttttactcaacagaataatctacaaaaacaccagcgcattcacacaggagagaaaccgtatcactgttcagagtgtgggaagagttttactgtacagagtagtctccaaaaacaccagcgcattcacacaggagagaaaccgtatcactgttcagagtgtgggatgtgttttactcaacagaataatctacaaaaacaccagcgcattcacacaggagagaaaccgtatcactgttcagagtgtgggaagagttttactgtacagagtagtctccaaaaacaccagcacattcacacaggagagaaaccgtatcactgttcagagtgtgggaagtgttttactcaacagaataatctacaaaaacaccagcgcattcacacaggagagaaaccgtatcactgttcagagtgtgggaagagttttactagaCAGGgtaatctccaaagacaccagcgcattcacacaggagagaaaccgtatcactgttcagagtgtgggaagagttttactgaacagagtagtctccaaaagcaccagcgcattcacacaggagagaaaccgtatcactgttcagagtgtgggaagagttttactgtacagagtagtctccaaaaacaccagcgcattcacacaggagaaaaaccgtatcactgttcacagtgtgggaagagttttactgtacagagtagtctccaaacacaccagcgcattcacacaggagagaaaccgtatcactgttcagagtgtgggaagagttttaatcaacagagtagtctccaaaaacaccagcgcattcacacaggagagaaaccgtatcactgttcagagtgtgggaagagttttactcaacagagtagtctccaaacacaccagcgcattcacacaggagagaaaccgtatcactgttcagagtgtgggaagagttttactgaacagagtagtctccaaagacaccagcgcattcacacaggagagaaaccgtatcactgttcagtgtgtgggaagagttttactcgtCAGAATTCGGTTCGAAAACATCACTGCGTTCACCCAGAACAGAAGCAGTAG